In Helicobacter mastomyrinus, a single genomic region encodes these proteins:
- a CDS encoding pyridoxal phosphate-dependent aminotransferase family protein: MPLDTILADLKTQGNYRRLKTLTHEGQYVYFKGQKLLNLAGNDYLHLTKDEGLKDEFLRQLDAKDFYLSSSSSRSLSGNFSIYEKFESSLAKSFQNKEVLHFNSGYHLNLSCIQALSTLPNTLLIADKLIHASVIDGLRLGGSRFLRFKHNDLESLENLLKQYHKDYEHMIIITEALFSMNGDFAPLKELTEFKKRYQNILLYVDEAHSVGCFDESGLGYAKSLGLDKKIDFLVFTFGKAIASVGACMLCSSDFKAFFINKARAFIYSTALPPLNVAWSHFIFANLARFHNQRQNLHNISHFFKDALLKQGFKILGDEYIISLLCGSNAKADMISNNLLQGGIFAPAIKEPTIPKGTSRIRFSLNAALNEAHIESIIKALL, translated from the coding sequence ATGCCACTTGATACGATTTTAGCAGATCTTAAAACACAAGGCAACTATCGCCGTTTAAAAACCCTTACACACGAGGGGCAGTATGTATATTTTAAAGGGCAAAAATTGCTTAATCTTGCCGGGAATGATTACCTTCATTTAACTAAAGATGAGGGCTTAAAAGATGAGTTTTTGCGCCAACTTGATGCAAAAGATTTTTATCTTTCAAGCTCAAGCAGCAGGAGCTTAAGTGGGAATTTTAGCATTTACGAAAAATTTGAAAGCAGCCTAGCAAAGTCTTTTCAAAATAAAGAAGTTTTACACTTTAATAGCGGCTATCATTTGAATCTTTCGTGCATACAAGCTCTAAGCACCCTACCAAACACCCTTTTAATCGCTGATAAACTCATACACGCAAGTGTGATTGATGGCTTGAGATTGGGTGGAAGCAGGTTTTTGCGCTTTAAACATAATGATTTAGAATCTTTAGAAAATTTACTCAAACAATATCACAAAGACTATGAGCATATGATCATTATTACCGAAGCACTTTTCAGTATGAACGGGGATTTCGCACCCTTAAAAGAACTCACAGAGTTTAAAAAACGCTATCAAAACATCTTACTCTATGTCGATGAGGCGCATTCTGTGGGCTGTTTTGATGAAAGTGGACTAGGTTATGCAAAAAGCTTAGGACTAGATAAGAAAATAGATTTTTTAGTTTTCACCTTTGGCAAAGCCATCGCCTCTGTAGGTGCGTGTATGCTGTGTAGCAGTGATTTTAAAGCATTTTTTATCAATAAAGCAAGGGCGTTTATCTACTCTACTGCCCTCCCGCCTTTAAATGTCGCTTGGAGTCATTTCATTTTTGCAAATCTTGCAAGATTCCATAATCAAAGGCAAAATCTGCATAACATAAGCCATTTTTTTAAAGATGCGCTTTTAAAACAAGGCTTTAAAATATTAGGCGATGAATATATCATCTCCTTGCTTTGTGGGAGCAATGCAAAAGCCGATATGATTTCCAACAATCTTTTGCAAGGAGGCATTTTCGCCCCAGCGATTAAAGAGCCTACTATCCCCAAAGGCACATCACGCATTCGCTTCTCTCTCAATGCCGCACTCAATGAGGCACATATAGAATCTATCATCAAGGCGTTGTTATGA
- a CDS encoding acyltransferase: MNPIIKEVGIVNVKCGKNVVIITPSNLYGCTLGEDVFVGPFCEIQCDVYIGKRTRVQSHSFICSSVCIGEDCFIGHSVVFINDTFSQGAPAPSKDMWKSTNIGNRVSIGSNATILPVNICDDVVIGAGAVVSKDIMQSGFYVGNPARFLRPLVDSIR; the protein is encoded by the coding sequence GTGAATCCAATAATCAAAGAAGTAGGCATTGTGAATGTGAAATGTGGCAAAAATGTAGTGATTATTACCCCTAGCAACCTCTATGGCTGCACGTTGGGTGAAGATGTGTTTGTAGGACCATTTTGTGAGATACAATGTGATGTGTATATTGGCAAACGCACACGTGTGCAATCCCATAGCTTTATTTGCTCATCTGTGTGTATTGGGGAGGATTGCTTCATCGGGCATAGTGTGGTATTTATCAACGATACCTTCTCTCAAGGTGCTCCCGCACCGAGTAAAGATATGTGGAAATCTACAAATATTGGAAATCGCGTGAGTATTGGTTCAAATGCCACGATTTTGCCCGTGAATATTTGCGATGATGTGGTGATTGGTGCGGGAGCTGTGGTGAGCAAAGATATTATGCAAAGTGGATTTTATGTCGGTAATCCCGCAAGATTCTTGCGTCCATTGGTAGATTCTATAAGGTAG
- a CDS encoding di-trans,poly-cis-decaprenylcistransferase, which translates to MKKPSLQHIAIIMDGNGRWAQSQGKKRTHGHKEGAKIVRDVTQWCANQKIPYLTLYAFSTENWKRPKVEVDFLMKLLEKYLHNEKPVYMKNNIRFRAIGDISIFSHTLKNAILELEHLTQNHTNLTQILALNYGSHNEIARTFIKIAQSLSKEEISTLTPQEAITLINANLDTATLPNVDLLIRTGGESRLSNFLLWQSSYAELFFTPTLWPNLRTDELDGILEAFYLKQRRFGALK; encoded by the coding sequence ATGAAAAAGCCCTCCTTACAGCATATTGCTATCATAATGGACGGCAACGGACGTTGGGCGCAAAGTCAAGGTAAAAAGCGCACACATGGACATAAAGAGGGCGCAAAAATTGTGCGTGACGTAACACAATGGTGTGCTAACCAAAAAATTCCCTATCTTACACTCTATGCCTTTTCTACTGAAAATTGGAAACGTCCTAAGGTGGAGGTGGATTTCCTAATGAAGCTATTAGAGAAATATTTGCACAATGAAAAGCCCGTGTATATGAAAAACAATATTAGATTCCGTGCCATAGGGGATATTAGCATTTTTAGCCATACGTTAAAAAATGCTATTTTAGAGCTAGAGCATCTCACGCAAAATCACACCAATCTCACGCAGATTCTCGCGCTCAATTATGGCTCGCATAATGAGATAGCACGAACTTTTATCAAAATAGCACAAAGCCTTAGCAAAGAGGAGATAAGTACACTTACTCCGCAGGAGGCAATCACACTCATTAATGCTAATTTGGATACAGCTACACTGCCTAATGTAGATTTGCTTATCCGCACAGGTGGGGAGAGCCGCCTATCAAATTTTTTGCTCTGGCAATCAAGCTATGCAGAACTATTTTTTACCCCCACACTTTGGCCTAATCTACGCACAGATGAGCTAGATGGAATCTTAGAGGCATTCTATCTCAAGCAGAGGCGATTTGGCGCTTTAAAATAG
- a CDS encoding pimeloyl-ACP methyl esterase BioG family protein, which yields MKYTFLHTHAQSEKCIIFFGGFATQAAHFAHLSADCDVIMVYDYRDFVLPQAFFDSLASYEMLYLIAFSMGVSIAPHFISTFNLHRKIAINGTNIGIDRHFGIHPLVFKKTISHLNVPDFKTALFGTQSDMPLSPKDKLQAELQSLYNYALNKPHLQDFSYDVAFLSLNDKIFPFSASKVFFDSRIPPVRIVESPAPHFAFLAFQSWEEICTI from the coding sequence ATGAAATATACTTTTTTGCATACTCACGCACAGAGCGAGAAATGTATTATATTTTTTGGCGGATTTGCTACTCAAGCAGCACATTTTGCACATCTTAGCGCGGATTGTGATGTGATTATGGTGTATGATTACAGGGATTTTGTGCTACCTCAAGCATTTTTTGATAGCCTCGCTTCATATGAGATGCTCTACCTCATTGCCTTTTCTATGGGGGTGAGTATCGCACCGCATTTTATCTCTACTTTTAACCTTCATCGCAAAATTGCCATTAATGGCACAAATATCGGCATTGATAGACATTTTGGGATTCACCCGCTTGTGTTTAAAAAGACTATCTCACATCTTAATGTGCCTGATTTTAAAACCGCGCTTTTTGGCACACAAAGCGATATGCCCCTAAGCCCTAAAGATAAGCTACAAGCAGAGCTACAAAGCCTTTATAATTATGCGCTAAATAAGCCTCACTTGCAAGATTTTAGCTATGATGTAGCATTTTTATCGCTAAATGATAAGATTTTCCCCTTTAGTGCTTCAAAGGTATTTTTTGATTCACGCATTCCGCCTGTGCGTATTGTGGAATCTCCCGCGCCGCATTTTGCATTCCTAGCCTTTCAAAGTTGGGAGGAAATATGCACTATTTAG
- a CDS encoding flagellar hook-basal body protein, producing MQSGYYNTTGGMVTQFNRLDLISNNLANLNTTGFKRDDVVIGDYLRLYETHKEQLPIEDHTRKAAKFLNRTLDRVPIISEEYTDRSVGNLTQTDNPLDFALQRENAFFAIQTPDGIRYTRDGSFNINSDGQIVNKDGYLVLSRNGLDSGEGLVVSAGLHLEADKNGNIYVRNLNNDAIAEQINLGALAIVGFENPRYLKKVGKNLYEYPKERENEREIVYNDVLTQGFVEKSNVNAVREMTALIETNRLVDMYSKVMRSHMDDLNTEAITKLAVRA from the coding sequence ATGCAAAGCGGATATTATAACACCACTGGCGGTATGGTAACGCAGTTTAACCGCCTTGATTTAATCTCAAATAATTTAGCCAATCTCAACACCACAGGCTTTAAGCGCGATGACGTGGTGATTGGTGATTATTTGCGACTTTATGAAACGCACAAAGAGCAGCTTCCCATAGAAGACCACACACGCAAGGCTGCTAAATTTCTCAATCGCACACTTGATAGAGTGCCTATCATCAGTGAGGAATACACCGATAGAAGCGTGGGGAATCTCACTCAAACGGATAATCCGCTTGATTTCGCCCTCCAACGTGAAAATGCCTTTTTTGCTATCCAAACACCTGATGGAATCCGCTATACCCGTGATGGGAGCTTTAATATCAATAGCGATGGGCAGATTGTCAATAAAGATGGGTATTTGGTGCTTAGTCGCAATGGGCTAGATTCTGGTGAGGGGCTTGTAGTCTCTGCGGGATTGCACCTTGAGGCTGATAAGAATGGCAATATCTATGTCCGCAATCTTAATAATGACGCCATCGCCGAGCAAATCAATCTCGGCGCACTTGCCATAGTGGGCTTTGAGAATCCGCGATATTTAAAAAAAGTGGGTAAAAATCTCTATGAATACCCAAAAGAGCGCGAGAATGAACGAGAAATCGTATATAATGATGTCCTCACACAAGGCTTTGTAGAAAAAAGCAATGTCAATGCGGTGCGTGAGATGACTGCGTTGATTGAGACTAATCGCCTTGTGGATATGTATTCTAAAGTAATGAGAAGCCATATGGACGATCTCAATACAGAAGCAATTACAAAGCTTGCTGTCCGTGCTTAA
- a CDS encoding methyltransferase domain-containing protein yields the protein MHYLERFLQAKHTYAQSALIQRQMRHRLVEILSRTHRREFTHIFEFGAGNGELMRLLTPILHYESYICNDINDYGVDLRDLPNVEYHIFDMAHLRNSPLWQCKFDLILSNASLQWLDFEKSISEIHSILAPNGLCLLSTFGQKNCYEVRAITHQGLPYMELGTMRDILTQYFEILYFHDELLSLQFPSALDVFRHLKQSGVNALQRGGYISKKMLTEYELQFHNTLTYHPIYLLLSCRTKRI from the coding sequence ATGCACTATTTAGAGCGATTCCTCCAAGCGAAGCATACTTACGCGCAATCCGCTTTAATCCAAAGGCAAATGCGCCATAGACTCGTTGAGATATTAAGTCGCACACACAGGAGGGAATTTACACATATATTTGAGTTTGGCGCGGGTAATGGAGAGCTTATGCGCTTACTCACGCCGATATTGCATTATGAATCTTATATTTGCAATGATATTAACGATTATGGCGTAGATTTGAGGGATTTGCCAAATGTGGAATATCATATTTTTGATATGGCACATTTACGCAACAGCCCTTTGTGGCAATGCAAATTTGATTTAATCCTCTCTAATGCCTCTCTGCAATGGCTTGATTTTGAAAAGAGCATAAGCGAGATTCATAGCATTCTCGCCCCCAATGGCTTGTGTCTTTTAAGCACATTTGGGCAGAAAAACTGCTATGAGGTAAGGGCTATCACACATCAGGGACTGCCCTATATGGAGCTAGGAACGATGCGTGATATATTGACTCAATATTTTGAGATTCTCTATTTTCACGATGAGCTATTGAGTTTGCAATTCCCTAGTGCGCTTGATGTGTTTAGGCATTTAAAGCAAAGCGGTGTGAATGCCCTGCAAAGAGGTGGCTACATCTCTAAAAAAATGCTTACAGAGTATGAATTGCAATTTCATAACACACTCACCTACCACCCCATCTACCTACTCCTTTCTTGCAGAACAAAACGTATTTAA
- a CDS encoding ABC transporter substrate-binding protein: MKIFLCMIGFVCMVFAQERLVVLDPASIEIIYELGSGDEIIAIAHLQHSNIAPKDKTSKLPSVGSFSNPSIEKIISFKPTLVILSSYSLGLQERLAQLGIKTMYLQAKRLSDLEKNITTLATLLHKEKAGIALNNRIKEEFLLLEQEPLNKSALFLFSSNPLMGFTDNSVIADIFALIGVKNVTPPSEIDRPIISSEFILKTNPDMIVLGIEAKDSQILLKQNPALKNTKAAKNNHIFAYPHTYSLLRVSPSIVEHIKAFKEILQNKE; encoded by the coding sequence ATGAAAATTTTTCTCTGTATGATTGGTTTTGTGTGTATGGTTTTTGCACAAGAGAGATTAGTGGTGCTAGACCCGGCAAGTATTGAGATTATCTATGAGCTTGGGAGTGGAGATGAGATTATCGCTATTGCACATTTGCAGCATAGTAACATCGCCCCAAAAGATAAAACATCAAAGCTACCAAGTGTGGGGAGCTTCTCAAATCCTTCCATTGAAAAAATCATTTCTTTTAAGCCTACGCTTGTGATTCTTAGCTCGTATTCTTTGGGATTGCAAGAGCGATTAGCGCAATTAGGGATTAAAACAATGTATCTTCAAGCAAAAAGATTAAGTGATTTGGAAAAAAATATTACCACCCTAGCCACCTTGCTTCATAAGGAAAAAGCCGGTATCGCGCTTAATAACCGCATTAAAGAAGAGTTTTTGCTTCTAGAACAAGAGCCTTTAAACAAAAGCGCACTTTTTCTCTTCTCAAGCAACCCTCTTATGGGATTCACAGATAATTCTGTGATAGCCGATATATTTGCCCTTATTGGCGTGAAAAATGTAACACCCCCAAGTGAGATAGATCGCCCCATTATCTCAAGTGAGTTTATTTTAAAAACAAATCCAGATATGATTGTTCTAGGCATTGAAGCTAAAGATTCACAAATACTTCTAAAACAAAATCCCGCCCTAAAAAACACAAAAGCAGCAAAAAATAATCATATTTTTGCCTATCCACATACTTATTCTCTTTTGCGCGTAAGTCCTAGCATAGTAGAACATATCAAGGCATTTAAAGAGATATTACAAAATAAAGAGTAG
- a CDS encoding N-6 DNA methylase, whose protein sequence is MKELLNCFEYIKRYHIDMFDSIAIMLEMFYLKRHCPDFIESLIALAVKRKPIYEEYANALKSALGEELYTPLNPHCNLLKILKVILGNDVSNRTIEEFLHIITQKKTTHKLFSYSTPLEINELLVGLLDIKQSQSVYNPCYGMGSLFFAIANAAHQFELYGEELESALVRIAKIICKILDLSSSHLLLNNILKNEQFKHQKFDKIICNPPLDSHIGTQFLKEDKRFATYETLIKTYPELLFLIHSLSYLKDKGVFILRTQTLLKSSIEGRLRERLCEEGLIESIIELPKNIFPHQTYDFSIIVLSPNNESILHINANTPYFYHKDGKYNRLIHLKELLDIYRYKHTGEHSSLTPLSQINPHDLSVSAYVQKPTSSHTNHTTLSALGTSVFRGQRVYGGSKDEKIIYFDLGIADFTDYGFCYEFSTQRFKGDIHKIHKYSLKPYDIAISIRGTMPKFTILSPAMKDAKIVANAGIIIVRSKSPEIAIGIYCYLFSTQGQQMLSKLYERNLGNLNPLDLEQLPIPNDFTLHAQQTFTQIESYAAQLKDIQDKLQALRG, encoded by the coding sequence ATGAAAGAGCTGCTTAACTGCTTTGAATATATCAAACGCTATCATATTGATATGTTTGATTCTATTGCTATTATGCTAGAGATGTTTTATCTCAAACGTCATTGTCCCGATTTTATAGAATCTCTCATCGCCCTTGCAGTAAAACGAAAGCCTATTTATGAAGAATATGCTAATGCCCTTAAAAGCGCGCTAGGAGAGGAGCTTTACACTCCGCTTAATCCGCATTGCAATTTGCTAAAGATTCTAAAAGTTATCTTGGGAAATGACGTTTCAAACCGCACGATTGAAGAGTTTTTACACATTATCACGCAAAAAAAGACCACACATAAGCTTTTTTCCTATTCGACGCCTTTAGAGATTAATGAATTGCTCGTAGGGCTACTTGATATCAAACAATCTCAAAGTGTGTATAACCCCTGCTATGGTATGGGGAGCTTGTTTTTTGCTATTGCTAATGCCGCTCATCAGTTTGAACTCTACGGTGAGGAGCTAGAGAGTGCATTAGTGCGAATAGCTAAGATTATTTGCAAGATTTTAGATCTTAGCTCCTCGCATTTGCTTTTGAATAATATCCTTAAAAATGAGCAGTTTAAGCATCAAAAATTTGATAAAATCATTTGCAATCCCCCGCTTGATAGCCATATCGGCACACAATTTTTAAAAGAAGATAAACGTTTTGCTACTTATGAGACATTGATTAAGACCTACCCCGAGCTACTTTTTCTTATCCATTCACTTTCCTATCTTAAGGATAAGGGCGTGTTTATCCTCCGCACACAAACCTTGCTGAAATCTTCCATAGAAGGGCGATTGCGAGAGAGGCTATGTGAGGAGGGATTGATAGAATCTATCATCGAGCTACCTAAAAATATTTTCCCCCATCAAACCTATGATTTTTCTATCATTGTGCTTTCTCCCAATAATGAATCTATACTTCATATTAACGCTAACACGCCATATTTTTACCATAAAGATGGCAAATACAATCGCCTTATCCACCTCAAAGAATTGCTTGATATTTATCGCTACAAGCACACAGGGGAGCATTCCTCCCTCACGCCCCTTTCTCAAATCAACCCGCACGATTTAAGTGTGAGCGCCTATGTCCAAAAGCCCACTTCAAGCCATACAAATCACACAACCCTAAGCGCACTTGGCACAAGCGTATTTCGAGGGCAGCGTGTCTATGGTGGGAGCAAAGATGAGAAGATTATCTATTTTGATTTAGGCATTGCAGATTTTACAGATTATGGATTTTGCTATGAGTTTTCTACACAGCGATTTAAGGGTGATATACATAAGATTCACAAATACAGCTTAAAACCCTATGACATCGCTATATCCATTCGTGGCACGATGCCTAAATTTACCATTTTAAGCCCAGCGATGAAAGATGCTAAAATAGTGGCAAATGCCGGAATCATTATCGTGCGTTCAAAAAGTCCAGAAATTGCCATAGGGATTTACTGCTATCTTTTCTCTACACAAGGACAGCAAATGCTTTCAAAGCTTTATGAGCGCAATCTAGGCAATCTCAATCCCCTCGATTTAGAGCAGCTCCCTATACCTAATGATTTCACACTCCACGCGCAGCAGACTTTCACGCAAATAGAATCCTATGCCGCACAGCTTAAAGATATACAAGATAAACTACAAGCATTGAGAGGCTAG
- a CDS encoding FecCD family ABC transporter permease → MISRVHIIKYGLICLYILGVGISMLIGDEIWSISRLLGVFFSTESKVGVDKSILFDVRLPRIIMAILIGMLLASCGCVTQSIFANPIADPYIIGIASAATFGAVVAYAIGLADFYFGILGFVFCAAFSLLIFKLHKYANITTLLIIGIAISSFLGALTSLFIYYIGESSFKIVAWLMGYLGLSSWDKVGILCIPLILCMLYFYMYRYEMNIILSGDEEARNLGVDATRLKRNLLIVSSFGVAFSVAFSGLISFVGLVIPHIVRLLLKDYNNAIVLPLCTALGGIFLLFCDGIARSALNVELPIGIITAFFGAPLFLYLALYARRSI, encoded by the coding sequence GTGATTTCTCGTGTTCATATTATTAAGTATGGCTTGATATGTTTGTATATCTTGGGAGTAGGCATATCTATGCTTATAGGTGATGAGATATGGAGTATATCTCGCCTTTTAGGGGTATTTTTTAGCACAGAAAGTAAAGTAGGAGTGGATAAAAGCATTTTATTTGATGTGCGCTTGCCACGTATCATAATGGCAATACTCATTGGTATGCTCCTTGCATCGTGTGGTTGCGTTACACAAAGTATTTTTGCCAATCCCATAGCTGATCCCTATATTATTGGCATAGCTTCAGCAGCTACCTTTGGAGCAGTGGTGGCTTATGCAATAGGTTTGGCTGATTTTTATTTTGGCATACTAGGATTTGTCTTTTGTGCTGCCTTTTCATTGCTAATTTTTAAGCTCCACAAATATGCTAACATCACTACCTTGCTCATCATTGGCATAGCCATTTCTTCATTTTTGGGTGCGCTCACTTCGCTTTTTATCTACTACATTGGAGAAAGCTCGTTTAAAATTGTGGCTTGGCTTATGGGATATTTAGGACTTAGCTCGTGGGATAAGGTGGGGATTCTCTGTATCCCGCTTATATTGTGTATGCTCTATTTTTATATGTATCGCTATGAGATGAATATTATCCTTAGTGGCGATGAGGAGGCACGGAATCTTGGCGTAGATGCCACAAGGCTTAAACGCAACTTGCTTATTGTTTCATCATTTGGTGTAGCCTTTAGTGTGGCATTTAGCGGATTGATTAGCTTTGTGGGATTGGTAATCCCCCACATCGTGCGATTATTGCTTAAAGATTATAATAATGCCATTGTTTTACCTTTATGCACGGCTTTAGGTGGTATCTTTTTGCTATTTTGTGATGGGATTGCACGAAGTGCGCTTAATGTAGAATTACCCATAGGGATTATTACCGCATTTTTTGGTGCGCCTCTCTTCTTGTATCTTGCATTATATGCTAGGAGAAGTATATGA
- a CDS encoding ABC transporter ATP-binding protein has protein sequence MSVRVNGLEYRIDNKILLQDVSFCITQGEFVGILGPNGSGKSTLLKHILGIIPLQKGSITLFDKPIESYDMKQLSHLIGFVPQKSGINMPLLVQDVLLMGRYSALKSMFGGYTKDDLESMRELANTLKIESFLTRNILSLSGGEFQRVLLARALLKNPRILCLDEPTSALDLHFSIELLSLCEDYIRTHNIAIIAILHDVNLASLFCHRLIFLKNGQVRYDGKSDELLKPPILKDIYGLECEVMSHKGKAHIIISKEYV, from the coding sequence ATGAGTGTGCGTGTGAATGGCTTAGAATATCGCATTGATAATAAAATATTATTACAAGATGTGTCATTTTGCATTACACAGGGCGAATTTGTAGGTATTCTAGGACCTAATGGCTCAGGCAAAAGCACATTGCTAAAGCATATACTCGGCATTATCCCATTGCAAAAGGGTAGCATTACGCTCTTTGATAAACCTATAGAATCTTATGATATGAAGCAGCTCTCACATCTTATTGGCTTTGTGCCTCAAAAATCAGGCATAAATATGCCTCTTTTAGTACAAGATGTGCTACTTATGGGGCGATATAGCGCATTAAAAAGTATGTTTGGCGGATATACAAAGGACGATTTAGAATCAATGCGGGAGTTAGCAAATACACTCAAAATAGAATCTTTTTTAACGCGCAATATCCTTTCACTTAGTGGAGGCGAATTCCAACGTGTTTTGCTCGCAAGAGCATTGCTTAAGAATCCCCGCATACTTTGTCTTGATGAGCCCACCTCTGCGCTTGATTTACATTTTTCTATCGAGCTTCTTTCCTTGTGTGAGGATTATATCCGCACGCATAATATCGCCATAATAGCTATTTTACACGATGTGAATCTCGCCTCCCTCTTTTGCCATCGCCTCATTTTTCTTAAAAACGGACAAGTGCGCTATGATGGGAAAAGTGATGAGCTACTCAAGCCACCAATATTAAAAGACATTTATGGATTAGAATGCGAAGTAATGTCTCATAAGGGCAAAGCGCATATTATTATTTCAAAGGAGTATGTATGA